GGATCGCGAAGAAGGAGCATACGGGAGCCGCATAGCCCAAGGCCGACGCCGACGCCGACGCAGGCTCCGCTGGTCCTGCTGCATGTCACCATCTTGCCCATGCAGTTGCCGTATTCGCACGACATCATGGCTAGGATCATGCCCGATTGGCTGGTGGAGAACTACAAGCTCTTGGAGGAGAAGCTGCAGGACATTATCTTGATGCGGCGTGGTCTCCTCATCCCCCACCCGCGAGACGAATACGACCTACTCGAGGAGCGCATACTGGAGAGCTTGGAGCTCAAGACGCCCCGCATTCTCCCGTGCGGCCACTTTGTACCACCCGAGGACAACGACGACCAGGAAGACGATGACGAGGTATCGAGCGTGGCTGACGAGACGACCGGACGAGGCAGTCGCATGAGTGGAGGCACACTGACCGAAGCGAGCAACCCCTCCGTCAATGGTGACCACAGCACGTGCACCGACTGTCACCGCCAACTCAAGAAGCCAGGCAAGGGCATCGGTGCCGGTACACGCAAGTGGGACATCAAGATCTACGCCGCCAATGGACTGATGCGAGCTGCGGCATGGACTGCGTGCTGGAACGACATGGAGAGGTGCGATGTCGAGATTCACCCCTGGGTTCCGGAGGAGGTCCGCAAGACACTTGAAAAGCGAGCACAAGAGGAACTGGAGGCAGACAAACGCAAGGAGATGTACACCGTCGAGCTTCAACGACAAATACAAGAAGCTGCCGCGAAGACAAAGATTCTCGAGGAAGAGGCAAAGGCAAAGAAACGCCAGGAAGAGGCAGAGCTTCAGAAGAGCTTTGAAGAGGCTGCTGCCGCGTTGCAACGAAGTATCGAAGAGAAGGCagtggagaagaagagatTCCAGGAGGACCTCGAGACAAAACTCCAAGAGGCAAAAGAAGCTGTGCGTCTGGAATTAGAGGCTAAGGCTCTCGCCGAATCAGATGCCGTCGCTGACCGCTTCCGTGCTCTGGAAACGCTTCTCAAGGAAAAGGAAAGAAATGAGGCTGCCATGCATGCTGCATCTTCCCAGTCTGGAACTTTACAGGTCCCCCTCAGCACACTGTTGAAAAACTACTTTTTCGTCCTCTTGGCCGATAAGCGCAATCTCGTCATCATTCTGCTGGGTGCTGCTGTTGCATACCTGTCGATGAACTTGACTTTCGGACAGCAGGCTTCATCTTCCCAGATGCTCGAATTGCCCAACGAAGTCGTCATGGCAAACATGCCGAATGCCGTCACCGCTACTATGACTGCGACTTCCTACTCCACTCTGACTGTCACCGCGTTCCAAACCGCGGCCGTCATGCAGGAAACTGCCGTACCCGTCGCAGTCGTCGCAGAGCCGGAGATTGGGATCCCTGAGGTCGTTCTTCCAGAGGTCATCATCCCTGAACCCAAGGTTATCGATGCCGTTGTCGAAGAGTCTCCCATGCCAACCACCCCTGCCgttgaagaacaagaagaagcccTTCCCACCAGTCCAGCCGTCGAGCTTCTCGATCCCGTTGACCAACCTGCTCCTGTCACGGAACTCAAAATGGAACTCATCACTTCTTCCCCAGTCGTCGAAGACGTTGCCAATATCAGTCACGTACCCGCCATGAAGGCTTGCGTGCTAGAGCCCGTCTTCCAACTCGGTCCTGCTCACTGCGCTGCAAGTGCACTTTGAGCTTCTCTTCTCCTCTTGTTCATTCTTCTCCTTTGTTGTCAATTCAACACGCTTTCAACGTCAACGTCTGAACGTAGCTATATGATTCTCCTTTTTCCTTTTTTTTCTCTCTCCCAAACATGGCAATGCCATGACATACCATGCCTCTTTAACGACGATTATGTAGCGCGCATCCTCGTAATGATATCCCCTTTGGTGCTGACGAAAGTTGCATCAAGCTGTTTGTCAGATTGTGTTTTTTGTTTGTTTCTCTCCCTTTCTCAGCAGGACAGGATGTTTGTTGCGGAAAGTTTGGATTTGAGTTTGAGTTTGATTACGACAGTTGTTGTTTTGCATAGTTTGCACGTAGATGGAACTTGTAGATGGCTTTTTGTCGATAGTAAATACCAATCAATACCAATCACTATGTCAGTGCTCACTCTGCTCTCTCTGTTCTTGTGGTTGAACATGTCAGGACTTGAATCATCAGTCTTTTGCGTATGCTTTCTAAGTCTCGTGGTTAAGTCTCGTGGTTTAATCATGACCGCCTTGTATTCACAGCACAGCGTAAATGTCAAAGTATCCACCCTATCGAATAGTGTGGTATTCGTTATTATCGTGATTATACAACATCCTCatctcctctccctccttCTCCACGCTCACAACAGCAGTACTTCGTACACATACGCCCGCTCAATCCTCGGCAATCCCCTGCTTCCTCGCCTCCTCATTCCTCTTCTTACTCCTCACCACCGCCTCCTCAACCCACGCCTCATACTCCTTCTCTCCCTTCTCCAACTTACCCGCTACAACCGCCTTCAGCAGCTCGCCCACAAAGCCAACGAAGTTATGCCGTCTGAGCGAGTTCTCCCACAGCCAGCGAGCGCGCTTATCCTCCTGCTCCTCAAGCTCCTCCTCGTCGCCGATTTCACGGGCGCGGATCCGCAGGTCGCGACAGCATGCCATGAGGTTGAAGCGGATTTCCGTGGCTGGGTAGCGGGCGATGCGGCGCTGGAGGACGGGTATGACTTTGGCGGGGAAGTCCTGGGGCTTGCAGGGGCCGTGGGATATGGGGGCTGGTTGTAGGCCGTCGAGTTCGTAGAGGGTGTTGTTTATGCTTGTGTAGCTGTGGATTTATATGTTACTTTCTGGGTGGGTGAATTGAGAAGGGAGAGGTTGGAAGGTAAGGGAAGGCAGGACTTACGCGATAAAATGGAATACATCGTCGTCTTCGGTTGCCGTACGCTGTGTCTCGTCGACAAAAGGTGAGGAGCGCGCAAACGAGTTGTGTGTTTCGCGGATGAGATCGGAGTTTGAAAGCGTTTCTCCTCGCAGCTATTATGTATCCAATGTATGTCAGTCTCTCATGCGATCCGGAAGAATACATGTCCCTGCATGTCTATTTTTTTCTAACGTACCTCTGGTGGGAAATCCCCCGCAAACTCCTTGAACTCTTTCAGTTCCTTCCCAATATCCACTTCCTCCTCCCGATTCAACAACAGTGACACAATCGCTTGCGTACCACATGCATTCTGTATCGTCTGCGCGGGGAAAAAGAGGGTATTCGCCGCCTCGTAGTCGTACGTCCCATCCTTGGGTACATCACTCGGTTTCTCGCCCGTCGGGTATTTGAACAGGAAGATGACGCCGTAGAGTGTTCCCAGTGCTTGTAGGTCCGCCGGGTCGAGCGTGGTGAGCTCCTCAAACTGTACGTCTTTTACGCCGAGCTTCTCGATGAGGTAGGTGAAGACGCCCTGTTTtgtggtttaagcttgtatTCAACTACATGTCTTGTTTCCTTCCTTTTTGCTACGTGTTGCGCGCGTGTAAAAGGCGGTAATGCAAGCAAGACTAAAAGAAGGAAACAAAGTAGAAGGAAAAGTAAAAGAGGAGTCCTACTGCATCGGACTCGATGGTGTTCCAGCCCCCAGACATGGTGGGTGGGTGGCGCCGTCGGAGTGTTCTTCTTGCTTGTTGTTTTGCGCGGTCGATGGCGCGGTTGTTTGTGGTAGGCGAGTTCGAGCTGTTTGTCGAAATGGTCACCTACGCCATTGCTATGGACGCCTACCGCCGGAACAAGACTCGGCCCGTGTTCGGAATGGTTCCGAAGAGTCTCCCCCACTTGGAGACTGGCTACATGGGATTTCCTAGTTTACGTTAAATTTGGACATGGAAGTCTTGTGGTGATGATGGCCACGCATCATGATGAAGATGGTGAAGGGTTCTAGGTGGAATTTTCGTACTTTTCTACGATAATGGGAAGTGTTTCTGTCACGTACACGGCTCTTCATGTATAACAAAAATGACCTCGGTATTCGATGCTTACGAAACAATCATGCGCACTCACCTCTGCCACCAAACTCTGAATCTCCCATGCGATACACAGAAAAGACACTCAACCCATCAATGTCATAACCGGAGATGCACGCACACAACGCTAGCCAACCCATCCTTAATTACGCATGGGCCCCCATCTCAGCCAGCCTCATCCAGGCCATCAAGGCATCCACATTACGCTCTTCCCCGCAATCACTAGTCATCTAGCCGAACCTTGTCTCTTTCCGCTGCCGGTAAATTGCATGGGCTAGACGTGTACCGTTTCCCTACTAAACCAGCCAGATGCCGAACAGAGTAGGTTTGTCGAGTGACGGCATGTGTCTCCACCTAGTCCCGATGATGGTCAACATCACGTCTTATTTCCGCCTTTCCATCTAGATGTTGGATTAAGTCTTTGGTGACGACTGGTGAGGTTGCCGTGTGATAGCAGTGTCCAATAGGATTGGGGATTAGATGGCGCCGTGGGGCGCATACTCGTCGGGTATGCGATAGCCAGCCTCGTTTTGGTCGATGTGCCGAGCACGCAATGGCGATGTCGCCTAGCGACATTAACATTGAGCTGACAAGACAAGCTGTCGCTGAACAAGGGAAAAATGGCTGTGACGACAAGGCGTCGGGCGTAGACTTATATTGTATGGGCTTACTTGACGTCCGTCAGCGTTTTTGCCATCCGACTTTCCGTAGCCGTTCTGGTGAATCCATCCCATCACCATGTTATCAGAATTCCTACTCTTATTGTCTTCGGCTCTAGCCTCTCTCCTTGCTTGCTCAGACCCTGCTATTCCTCCTGTTAAGCGTCCAAACTTCATGTTCATCATAACTGACGATCAAGACTTACACCTTTCCTCTTTGTCCTACCAGCCCTCTGTGCAGCAACACTTTGGTAACCAAGGGACCTTCTTCTCTAAACACTATGCCACCGTCTCTCTGTGTTGTCCATCGCGCGTATCGCTGTTGACGGGGAAAGCGGCACATAATACCAATGTGACTGATGTTGCTGCTCCGTATGGTATGTTCGACGAAATCTAGGCGGTAGGTGACCAGGAAAGAGAATTCAAGGAAGGCTAATGATGATGAGTATAGGAGGATATCCGCGCTTCGTCGAACTCGGGCATAATAACGCCTATCTGCCTGTGTGGTTGCAGGAAGCAGGATACAACACATATTACACAGGCAAATTAATGAATGGACACTCGACGACAACCTATAACACGCCGAGAGCGGCGGGGTGGAATCAGTCAGACTGTATGAGCAGGGGATGGAAAGAAGAGACTTTGTCGAGTTACTGACGATGATCAGTTTTGATTGATCCGGGAACGTATGTCTTCTACAATACCAGTATGACGCGCAATAACGAGATGTACAAGTTCTTTCCTGGGGAGTACTCTACAGACCTAATTTCGAAGGCGGCTGTGGGATTCTTAGACGATGCCATCGCTGCCGCATCTGAGCGCCCGTTCTTTCTGGGTGTCGCGCCTGTGGCTCCTCATTCAGAAACTATCATTGACCCGAGACCTGCAAAGTTCAACCCACCTGTGCCGGCAAAGCGACATGAGCACCTGTTTCCCAACGTGACGGTACCGCGAAGACCCAACTTCAACCCGGAAAAGGTGAGTTGGTTGCAAAGTCTTGGAGATGTTGTCCCTTATTCGCAAGCTAGCCCGGAACAGCGTCCTACTTCAAAACGCTTCGCCAGCTCAACCAGACCGAGATAGACTACAATGACGCATGGTACCGCAAGCGCCTCCAATCTCTCCAATCTGTCAATGAGCTCATCGACTCCGTCATGGACCGATTAAGCGCAAGCCCAGAAGTCCTAGAGAACACGTATGTGCTCTACACCACGGACAACGGATTCCACATTGGGCAGCACCGACTTGGTCCTGGCAAAAGCTGTGGAATCGAAGAAGACGTCAACATACCTTTCTTCATTCGGGGTCCGGGCGTCGCAAAAGCCGCAGTCCAGAACATTCCATCCAGCCACACGGATATTGTGCCAACCCTATTTCATCTGGCGGGGATACCGCTGCGAGAAGAATTCGACGGCGGAATTATGCCTGTGACCGAGAGTCTGTTGGCGCAGAATGCAAAGAATGAGCATGTGAATATTGAATTCTGGGGAAATTACCTTGTGGAAGGGAATACGTTCTACGGAGCAAGCTCCTACCTGAATAACACGTACAAGACGGTACGAGTCGTGGCAAGAGAATACGATCTGGCGTATACGGTATGGTGTACCAATGAACACCAACTCTACGACATGAAGGTACGCGTACTCGTTCTCTCTAACAGTGGTCGTCGACTAACGAGACTAGAACGATCCATACCAACTCACCAACCTCTACGGCACAAATAGTACCGCCGTCAACAACTGGCCCATGAACAAACTTGCGTCCAGACTCAACGGTCTGTTGCTCACGCTCAAGCGTTGCAAGGGCCGCGTATGCACAAGGCCGTGGGAGACGCTCCATCCACAGGGAAACGTGCTGAGTCTTGAGGATGCCATGGATGAGCGCTATGATGTGTTCTATGGCGAGAGCCAACACCTCGTAACCTATACGGAATGTGTTATGGGCCAGGTTTTGAGCGTCGAGGGGGCATTGGAGCCGGTGGTTTGGCAAGACGAGTGGGATTCTTGGAGTTGGGCGACTTGAGAATGAGTAACATTGGAGTAACGAGTATTTCGTGTTGTTGCTGAGGTCAGTGACATTCCAGTCGCAAATGTGATGTGTACCAAAATGGGCAATGGTAGAGTGTAGCATACGGTATTGGACGGGCAATCCTGGGGTTTGGCAAGCAAGTATTGGCCCGGCGTGTTTGTATGGAGGGTATAAGTCTGTGTGGGCCAATGGACGCGTCTCGGCGGACCAATATTGCATACATGGTGAAGATAAATGTCCAAGTTGTCTAGATTGGGAAGTTGGAGTCGATTGGCAAATGTGCTGTCGAATTCCATGTAAATCCAACGTGTAAA
The sequence above is a segment of the Pyrenophora tritici-repentis strain M4 chromosome 3, whole genome shotgun sequence genome. Coding sequences within it:
- a CDS encoding ubiquitin carboxyl-terminal hydrolase 2 is translated as MSGGWNTIESDAGVFTYLIEKLGVKDVQFEELTTLDPADLQALGTLYGVIFLFKYPTGEKPSDVPKDGTYDYEAANTLFFPAQTIQNACGTQAIVSLLLNREEEVDIGKELKEFKEFAGDFPPELRGETLSNSDLIRETHNSFARSSPFVDETQRTATEDDDVFHFIAG
- a CDS encoding AslA, Arylsulfatase A — encoded protein: MTRNNEMYKFFPGEYSTDLISKAAVGFLDDAIAAASERPFFLGVAPVAPHSETIIDPRPAKFNPPVPAKRHEHLFPNVTVPRRPNFNPEKPGTASYFKTLRQLNQTEIDYNDAWYRKRLQSLQSVNELIDSVMDRLSASPEVLENTYVLYTTDNGFHIGQHRLGPGKSCGIEEDVNIPFFIRGPGVAKAAVQNIPSSHTDIVPTLFHLAGIPLREEFDGGIMPVTESLLAQNAKNEHVNIEFWGNYLVEGNTFYGASSYLNNTYKTVRVVAREYDLAYTVWCTNEHQLYDMKNDPYQLTNLYGTNSTAVNNWPMNKLASRLNGLLLTLKRCKGRVCTRPWETLHPQGNVLSLEDAMDERYDVFYGESQHLVTYTECVMGQVLSVEGALEPVVWQDEWDSWSWAT